The proteins below are encoded in one region of Tissierellales bacterium:
- a CDS encoding peptide ABC transporter substrate-binding protein: EEYDLLIEKATNTTGDERMQAMIDAEKILMEEMPVAPIYYKASNIVQRDYLKNVLKFPVGITYEYKWADIVR; this comes from the coding sequence GAAGAGTATGATTTGCTTATAGAAAAAGCTACAAATACAACTGGTGATGAGAGAATGCAAGCTATGATTGATGCAGAAAAGATTCTTATGGAAGAAATGCCAGTAGCGCCTATTTACTACAAAGCGTCAAACATTGTTCAAAGAGATTACTTGAAAAATGTTTTGAAATTCCCAGTGGGAATAACTTATGAATACAAGTGGGCAGATATTGTAAGATAG
- a CDS encoding sigma-70 family RNA polymerase sigma factor, which produces METIEKVKAAQNGDLDSIVELISVQKLVYYKIAMSYLKNSEDALDAIEEMTVKIFYDIKKLRKAEAFYGWSKKILVNVCLNMIRSNKKIVYTDDLEVFEREDDVILKKEIELDIGNYLDQVSHKQREALELKYYHDLDYKTISEKTNVPVGTVKSRIFNGLKILKRCIEGEE; this is translated from the coding sequence ATGGAGACAATAGAAAAAGTTAAAGCGGCACAAAATGGTGATTTAGACAGCATAGTTGAACTAATTTCAGTTCAAAAGCTTGTATACTATAAGATTGCTATGTCGTATTTAAAGAATTCGGAAGATGCGCTTGATGCCATAGAAGAGATGACCGTAAAAATATTTTATGACATAAAAAAATTAAGAAAAGCAGAGGCCTTTTATGGTTGGAGTAAAAAAATACTTGTGAACGTATGTCTAAATATGATTAGAAGTAACAAAAAAATAGTTTATACTGATGATTTAGAAGTTTTTGAGAGAGAAGACGATGTCATATTGAAAAAAGAGATTGAATTAGATATTGGAAATTATCTAGATCAAGTAAGCCATAAGCAGAGAGAAGCTTTAGAGCTGAAGTATTATCATGATTTAGATTATAAGACTATTTCTGAGAAAACAAACGTTCCTGTTGGAACTGTTAAATCTAGAATATTTAATGGACTAAAAATTTTGAAAAGATGCATAGAAGGGGAAGAATAG
- a CDS encoding DUF4179 domain-containing protein — protein sequence MNNKDLPKELIGLEARLKSRLLMEANKKRNSIMKRRKLIGIAASVAITFSIGLKPIASFVTNKLDETQIAKISNFEPGLMLAIENGIMQDVSVNESSKNLKMSIQDVLMDDSGMMVFYSIENLGDYKEAILEEMVLEDENSAKVAKGYFEGRNSVLDISNLSKYQSRLIFDFDNNEVESKVNLVAKFSVKNSDGSLEKISYTLPFEIDNKVFEGKKSKYIINENVSTNAGKITFKTLEEYPMRNVVRCEINELDNVKLLDFDSMAIVDEEGERYNYMYKRGQKLYFSSSYYKPSDSFRLVGANIKYLDENYKIENSIDLNNKKWIIKGHDEFEIAEMNKTDVGYDISIRIGNFDMRDLNSDIEVRSNRATISKSSLSYIENTNQTILNLRVKTNGSDSFLDFEIENYPRIETNYFDIEIGR from the coding sequence ATGAATAATAAAGATTTGCCTAAAGAGCTGATAGGCTTAGAAGCAAGACTTAAGTCACGCCTCCTAATGGAAGCTAATAAAAAAAGAAATTCTATTATGAAACGAAGAAAATTAATAGGGATAGCAGCAAGTGTTGCAATAACATTTTCGATAGGATTGAAGCCAATAGCTTCTTTTGTAACAAATAAATTAGATGAGACTCAGATAGCTAAGATATCTAATTTTGAACCAGGATTGATGTTGGCGATAGAAAATGGTATTATGCAAGACGTTAGCGTTAATGAAAGTAGCAAAAATTTAAAAATGAGCATACAAGATGTATTAATGGATGATTCTGGAATGATGGTTTTTTATAGTATAGAAAACTTAGGAGATTATAAAGAGGCTATATTAGAAGAAATGGTATTAGAAGATGAGAATTCAGCTAAAGTTGCTAAAGGATATTTTGAAGGTCGAAATAGTGTATTAGATATAAGTAATTTGTCAAAGTACCAGTCAAGATTGATATTTGATTTTGATAATAATGAAGTTGAATCAAAAGTGAATCTAGTAGCTAAATTTAGTGTGAAAAATAGTGATGGCAGTCTAGAGAAAATATCATATACACTACCTTTTGAAATAGACAATAAAGTGTTCGAAGGAAAAAAATCAAAGTATATAATAAATGAAAATGTAAGTACAAATGCTGGGAAAATAACGTTTAAGACTTTAGAAGAATACCCTATGAGAAATGTTGTGAGATGCGAAATAAATGAATTAGATAACGTAAAATTGTTAGATTTTGATTCTATGGCAATCGTTGATGAAGAAGGTGAAAGATATAACTATATGTATAAAAGAGGACAGAAGTTGTATTTTAGCAGTAGTTATTATAAGCCAAGTGATTCATTTAGACTTGTTGGTGCTAATATAAAGTATTTAGATGAAAATTATAAAATTGAAAATAGTATCGATTTAAATAATAAAAAGTGGATTATAAAGGGGCATGATGAATTTGAAATAGCAGAAATGAATAAGACTGATGTAGGATATGATATATCTATTAGAATTGGGAATTTTGATATGAGGGATTTGAATTCAGATATTGAGGTTAGGTCGAATAGAGCAACTATTTCAAAGAGCAGTTTAAGCTATATAGAAAATACAAATCAAACAATACTTAATTTAAGAGTAAAAACTAATGGGAGTGATTCTTTTTTAGATTTTGAAATAGAAAATTACCCTAGAATAGAAACTAACTATTTTGATATTGAAATTGGTCGGTGA
- a CDS encoding sugar ABC transporter permease, with protein MNNTIKFVIIAIPLIIVLSFLLALTVYETKPPKFVSLFIILPMVIPSGSIAGFFKEAFGSGTNNILETKYAMIIVVFLYIWRNTGYNFIIYLASFSKIDRGIIEASEIDGISYLGKIKHIFIPLTAPGTAFVGILSIINSFKIFKDIFIIQGEYPNPSIYMMQHFLNNKFNFLKYEELTTAANIFTLMTLILVFIFLRIDRNYARKVGRLK; from the coding sequence ATGAATAATACGATAAAATTTGTAATAATTGCTATTCCATTGATTATTGTGCTTTCTTTTTTATTAGCATTAACAGTTTATGAAACTAAACCACCTAAATTTGTATCGCTATTTATTATATTGCCCATGGTTATACCATCTGGAAGTATAGCAGGATTTTTTAAAGAAGCTTTTGGAAGTGGAACTAATAATATATTGGAGACTAAGTATGCGATGATAATCGTCGTATTTCTATATATTTGGAGAAATACAGGATACAATTTCATTATCTATTTAGCAAGTTTTAGCAAAATTGATAGAGGAATAATAGAAGCTTCTGAAATTGATGGGATTTCATATTTGGGAAAGATAAAACATATATTTATTCCGCTCACAGCTCCTGGAACAGCATTTGTAGGAATACTTAGCATTATCAATTCTTTTAAAATATTTAAAGATATATTTATTATTCAAGGTGAATATCCTAATCCATCAATATATATGATGCAACATTTTTTAAATAACAAATTTAATTTTTTGAAATATGAAGAACTAACTACAGCTGCAAATATTTTTACTCTAATGACTTTAATTTTAGTGTTCATATTTCTAAGAATTGATAGAAATTATGCGAGAAAAGTAGGGAGGCTAAAATGA
- a CDS encoding carbohydrate ABC transporter permease — protein sequence MKKLLNNLTIIISIFFVIPIMYTLFNSFMDSVQLNHEGLQFIPNQFNLHQYYLIITDKASYFRYFFNSAKITIGVISGQVLISLFGAYGLYKMPKRLGNVILSLYVFALLLPFQVTLIPNYIVFETIERLFEFEIIDTHMALILPGIFSSLGIFLLRQFMQDIPSAYLEAAEIDGATNIQILFKVILPLLRPAIISLVVLVFIDNWNLIEQSLVFIKDPVKEPLSVFLEKIYNGDLKVFYAGSVLYMVPTLMIFYKGEKYIKEGIMTGGIK from the coding sequence ATGAAAAAATTACTGAATAATCTTACAATAATAATATCAATTTTTTTTGTTATTCCAATAATGTATACATTGTTCAATTCTTTCATGGACAGCGTACAATTAAATCATGAAGGGCTGCAATTTATTCCAAATCAATTTAATTTACATCAATATTATTTGATAATTACAGATAAAGCAAGTTATTTTAGATACTTTTTTAATTCAGCTAAAATAACAATTGGTGTTATAAGTGGTCAGGTTTTGATAAGTTTATTTGGTGCATATGGACTTTATAAAATGCCTAAAAGACTTGGAAATGTAATACTCAGTTTATATGTTTTTGCATTATTATTACCATTTCAAGTTACTCTTATACCAAACTATATAGTTTTTGAAACAATAGAAAGATTGTTTGAATTTGAAATCATTGATACACATATGGCATTGATATTGCCGGGGATTTTCTCTTCACTAGGAATATTTTTACTAAGACAGTTTATGCAAGATATTCCAAGTGCTTATCTCGAAGCAGCAGAGATTGATGGTGCTACAAATATTCAGATCTTGTTTAAGGTAATATTGCCACTTTTGAGGCCAGCTATAATATCACTTGTAGTGTTGGTTTTTATAGACAATTGGAACTTGATAGAGCAATCACTGGTTTTTATAAAAGACCCTGTAAAAGAACCACTTTCAGTTTTTTTAGAAAAAATATACAATGGGGATTTAAAAGTTTTTTATGCAGGCTCAGTACTTTATATGGTTCCTACACTAATGATATTTTATAAAGGAGAAAAATATATAAAAGAGGGAATTATGACTGGAGGTATAAAATAG
- a CDS encoding ABC transporter permease — protein sequence MQLKKQFFLIVALLLSAMSLIYIENIYSTKTIEIRFTDSLSEEQKDKIEELYGSIEMAIFYEKNGEYQVRMMSGDLRKFRYINMTKGEFFLKNKGAVISENLVDKYLKSESVIGEEITYLNKKFTVRGVLKDDNYLYLGMDEEIIDDNWDCNYMSYLMPSEKYFEGKLSEIKNSLKSWGVEILSVKVYLELTYIFRNIIFLVFIALFWEFAIVFRKKFVQLFKNLKDNYEMQYHKMSLGKYLIKNYNLIAKTIVSLVSVFIFYFVVFLLIREIKIIGRYIPEDFLSVGKIIDSFKVFKLDIYKLFYLGFNEYEIDVLKVIVWDFLCIGIIFEIFRRCKFGKKNN from the coding sequence ATGCAATTGAAAAAACAATTTTTTTTGATAGTAGCTTTATTATTAAGTGCAATGAGTCTAATATATATTGAAAATATTTATAGCACAAAGACGATAGAGATTAGATTTACAGATTCACTTAGTGAGGAGCAGAAAGATAAAATTGAAGAATTATATGGATCAATCGAAATGGCAATTTTTTATGAAAAAAATGGTGAATATCAAGTTAGAATGATGAGCGGAGATTTGAGAAAATTTAGATATATTAACATGACTAAAGGTGAGTTCTTTTTGAAAAATAAAGGCGCGGTTATTAGCGAAAATTTAGTTGATAAATATTTGAAATCTGAAAGTGTTATCGGAGAAGAAATAACATATTTGAATAAAAAATTTACTGTAAGGGGGGTGTTAAAAGACGATAATTATTTATATTTGGGAATGGATGAAGAGATTATAGATGACAACTGGGATTGCAATTATATGAGCTACTTGATGCCGAGCGAAAAGTATTTTGAAGGAAAATTGAGTGAAATAAAAAACTCTTTAAAGTCATGGGGAGTTGAAATTTTAAGTGTTAAAGTATATTTGGAGTTGACTTATATTTTTAGAAATATTATATTTTTAGTATTTATAGCTTTATTTTGGGAATTTGCAATTGTTTTTAGAAAAAAATTTGTGCAGTTATTTAAGAATTTAAAAGATAATTATGAAATGCAATACCATAAAATGAGTTTAGGCAAATATTTGATTAAAAATTATAATCTAATAGCCAAGACTATTGTTAGTTTAGTGTCAGTGTTTATATTTTATTTCGTAGTGTTTTTGCTTATAAGAGAAATAAAAATTATAGGAAGATATATTCCAGAAGATTTTTTATCGGTAGGTAAAATTATAGATTCTTTCAAAGTTTTTAAATTAGATATATATAAATTATTTTATTTAGGATTTAATGAATATGAAATTGATGTGTTAAAGGTTATTGTTTGGGATTTTTTATGTATTGGTATCATTTTTGAAATTTTTAGGAGGTGCAAATTTGGCAAAAAAAATAATTAA